In Xanthomonas sacchari, a genomic segment contains:
- a CDS encoding thioredoxin family protein: MSRMSRRSATISASLATLLALSACQKPPAPAAPKPAAAAPAADSAGIAWREGDVDDAFAEAREHNKPVLLYWGAAWCPPCNRLKATLFKDPAFIARTRAFVAVHLDGDSEGAQAWGERFGIKGYPTIIVLRPDRSEITRLAGDSDTARLAEALRVAATRTTTSAQLLQQALKAPATLGADDWTLLGEYGWDVDAAQLIKPGQAADVLARLAAAAPQPALQRRFALLALAEQDPAQATATDAKHRAGERDLLQAVLADPAEVRANRSTLTYTARELVRAAAADAAERTTLSNALTHALDQVYADSSLPISDRLETVEADIALARLAQGQPAKAGDGPQPPLPPAVVAKVRQRVQWAEQAAKTDYERQSTISSAASLLDEAGDSAGAEQLLLAELQRSKTPYYYMPELAGLAQARGDKQTALYWLKKAYESAEGPATRVQWGVIYVNGLVQLQPDNAAAIEAAASQVIGELAGQPDGYHQRTRQRFDTLAKTLQDWSKAHDGSAVLARLQQKMQQSCGSQARDSCQHWLG; this comes from the coding sequence ATGAGCCGCATGTCCCGCCGTTCCGCGACGATCTCCGCCAGCCTGGCCACCCTGCTGGCGCTGAGCGCCTGCCAGAAACCGCCCGCGCCCGCCGCGCCCAAGCCCGCCGCGGCGGCACCTGCCGCCGACAGCGCCGGCATCGCCTGGCGCGAGGGCGACGTCGACGACGCCTTCGCCGAAGCGCGCGAACACAACAAGCCGGTGCTGCTGTACTGGGGCGCGGCCTGGTGCCCGCCGTGCAACCGGCTCAAGGCCACCCTGTTCAAGGACCCGGCCTTCATCGCCCGCACCCGCGCCTTCGTCGCGGTGCACCTGGATGGCGATTCGGAAGGCGCGCAGGCCTGGGGCGAACGCTTCGGCATCAAGGGCTACCCGACCATCATCGTGCTGCGCCCGGACCGCAGCGAGATCACCCGCCTGGCCGGCGACAGCGATACCGCGCGCCTGGCCGAGGCGCTGCGCGTGGCCGCGACCCGCACCACCACCTCGGCGCAGTTGCTGCAGCAGGCGCTCAAGGCGCCGGCCACGCTCGGCGCCGACGACTGGACCCTGCTCGGCGAGTACGGCTGGGACGTGGATGCGGCCCAGTTGATCAAGCCGGGGCAGGCGGCCGACGTGCTCGCGCGGCTGGCCGCGGCCGCGCCACAGCCGGCATTGCAGCGCCGTTTCGCGCTGCTGGCGCTGGCCGAGCAGGATCCAGCCCAGGCCACCGCCACGGACGCCAAGCACCGCGCCGGCGAGCGCGACCTGCTGCAGGCAGTGCTCGCCGATCCGGCCGAGGTGCGCGCCAACCGCAGCACGCTGACCTATACGGCGCGCGAACTGGTGCGGGCCGCGGCCGCCGACGCCGCCGAGCGCACCACGCTGTCGAACGCGCTGACCCATGCACTGGATCAGGTCTATGCCGACAGCAGCCTGCCGATCAGCGATCGCCTCGAGACCGTTGAGGCGGACATCGCACTGGCGCGGTTGGCCCAAGGCCAGCCGGCCAAGGCCGGCGACGGACCGCAGCCACCGCTGCCGCCGGCGGTGGTCGCCAAGGTGCGGCAGCGCGTGCAGTGGGCCGAGCAGGCCGCCAAGACCGACTACGAGCGCCAGTCCACGATCAGCTCCGCCGCCAGCCTGCTCGACGAAGCCGGCGACAGTGCCGGCGCCGAACAATTGCTGCTGGCCGAACTGCAGCGCAGCAAGACGCCGTACTACTACATGCCGGAACTGGCCGGCCTGGCGCAGGCGCGCGGCGACAAGCAGACCGCGCTGTACTGGCTGAAGAAGGCCTACGAGAGCGCCGAAGGCCCCGCCACCCGGGTGCAGTGGGGCGTGATCTACGTCAATGGCCTGGTCCAGCTGCAGCCGGACAATGCCGCCGCGATCGAGGCCGCCGCCAGCCAGGTCATCGGCGAACTGGCCGGGCAGCCCGACGGCTACCACCAGCGCACCCGGCAACGCTTCGACACCCTGGCCAAGACCCTGCAGGACTGGAGCAAGGCCCATGACGGCAGCGCGGTGCTCGCGCGGCTGCAGCAAAAGATGCAGCAAAGCTGCGGCAGCCAGGCGCGCGACAGCTGCCAGCACTGGCTGGGCTGA
- a CDS encoding twin transmembrane helix small protein, translating to MNDSLKTLLIVAFLLLILWNLGAGLYYLLVDRGQSKRTVNALTWRIGLSVCLILLVILGIYTGTIKPHGLGR from the coding sequence ATGAACGACTCGCTGAAGACCTTGCTGATCGTCGCGTTCCTGCTGCTCATCCTGTGGAACCTGGGCGCCGGCCTGTACTACCTGTTGGTGGACCGCGGCCAGAGCAAGCGCACGGTGAACGCATTGACCTGGCGCATCGGCCTGTCGGTGTGCCTGATCCTGTTGGTCATCCTGGGCATCTATACCGGCACGATCAAGCCACACGGGCTCGGGCGCTGA
- a CDS encoding methyl-accepting chemotaxis protein, whose amino-acid sequence MWGKSKQDAMKLQATLERLREAEAERDRARAQADSARADLDYLRGRFDLVTSATTDGLWEMSVIAGDPINPSNEFWWSSQFRAMLGFSSELDFPNVLDSWASRLHPEDKQATLDAFAAHLADRSGQTPYDVEYRLQLKNGQYRWFRALGTTQRDPQGTPLRVAGALTDITERREREAFLDVVLTRFELGADMLNDGLWDMSVIAGDPINPSNEFWWSPQFRSLLGFASEAEFPNVLDSWSSRLHPEDAQVALNAFAAHLNDRTGRTGFDVEYRLRLKNGEYRWFRARGLTKRAADGTPLRAVGALLDIHAARQLGEAAHTLQTAAAEMVDDNSDLARRTEQQAAALEEAASSMEEITGTVQRNVEHVGHANRLVDGASDVAQRGGEVVRDVVQTMAGIESASRKIADIISVIDGIAFQTNILALNAAVEAARAGEQGRGFAVVATEVRSLAQRCADAAKEVRGLIAGSSEQVDRGSALVARAGATMEELLGSVREVQRIMTDIAGASREQSAGIGQVNQIVVQMDTATQQNAALVEKMAEAARALEGQAQGLNAHTGSGRRPGSQGAGQPAAPVRVAA is encoded by the coding sequence ATGTGGGGCAAGAGCAAGCAAGACGCGATGAAGCTGCAGGCAACCCTGGAGCGCCTGCGCGAGGCCGAGGCCGAACGTGACCGCGCCCGTGCACAGGCCGACAGCGCCCGCGCCGATCTGGACTATCTGCGCGGCCGTTTCGACTTGGTCACCTCCGCGACCACCGACGGCCTGTGGGAGATGAGCGTGATCGCCGGCGATCCGATCAATCCGTCCAACGAATTCTGGTGGTCCTCGCAGTTCCGCGCGATGCTGGGCTTCTCCTCCGAGCTGGACTTCCCCAACGTGCTCGATAGCTGGGCCTCGCGGCTGCACCCGGAGGACAAGCAGGCCACGCTGGACGCGTTCGCCGCGCACCTGGCCGACCGCAGCGGCCAGACCCCGTACGACGTGGAGTATCGGCTGCAGCTGAAGAACGGCCAGTACCGCTGGTTCCGCGCGCTCGGCACCACCCAGCGCGATCCCCAGGGCACGCCGCTGCGCGTGGCCGGCGCGCTCACCGATATCACCGAGCGGCGCGAGCGCGAGGCGTTCCTGGACGTGGTCCTGACCCGCTTCGAACTGGGCGCGGACATGCTAAACGACGGCCTGTGGGACATGAGCGTGATCGCCGGCGATCCGATCAATCCGTCCAACGAGTTCTGGTGGTCGCCGCAGTTCCGCTCGCTGCTGGGGTTCGCCTCGGAGGCCGAGTTCCCCAACGTGCTCGACAGCTGGTCCTCGCGCCTGCATCCGGAGGACGCGCAGGTCGCGCTCAACGCGTTCGCCGCGCACCTCAACGACCGCACCGGCCGCACCGGCTTCGACGTCGAGTACCGCTTGCGGCTGAAGAATGGCGAGTACCGCTGGTTCCGCGCACGCGGCCTGACCAAGCGCGCCGCCGATGGCACCCCGCTGCGCGCGGTCGGCGCCTTGCTGGACATCCACGCCGCGCGCCAGCTCGGCGAAGCCGCGCACACCCTGCAGACCGCGGCGGCGGAAATGGTCGACGACAACAGCGACCTGGCCCGGCGCACCGAGCAGCAGGCGGCGGCCCTGGAAGAGGCGGCCAGCTCGATGGAGGAGATCACCGGCACCGTGCAGCGCAACGTCGAGCACGTCGGCCACGCCAACCGGCTGGTGGACGGCGCCAGCGACGTCGCCCAGCGCGGCGGCGAGGTGGTGCGCGACGTGGTCCAGACCATGGCCGGCATCGAGAGCGCGTCGCGCAAGATCGCCGACATCATCAGCGTCATCGACGGCATCGCCTTCCAGACCAACATCCTGGCCCTCAACGCGGCGGTGGAAGCCGCGCGTGCCGGCGAGCAGGGCCGCGGCTTCGCCGTGGTCGCCACCGAAGTGCGCAGCCTGGCCCAGCGCTGCGCCGACGCGGCCAAGGAAGTGCGCGGCCTGATCGCCGGGTCCAGCGAGCAGGTCGATCGCGGCTCGGCGCTGGTCGCGCGCGCCGGCGCCACCATGGAAGAACTGCTCGGCTCGGTGCGCGAAGTGCAGCGGATCATGACCGACATCGCCGGCGCCAGCCGCGAGCAGAGCGCCGGCATCGGCCAGGTCAATCAGATCGTGGTGCAGATGGACACGGCCACGCAGCAGAACGCGGCGCTGGTCGAAAAAATGGCCGAGGCCGCGCGCGCGCTGGAAGGACAGGCGCAGGGCCTGAACGCGCATACCGGCAGCGGCCGCCGCCCCGGCAGCCAGGGCGCCGGCCAGCCGGCGGCGCCGGTCCGCGTGGCGGCCTGA
- a CDS encoding DUF6602 domain-containing protein — METNASLAMQALALNTARKFRDDYLAMSRHIFRDQEKRNGLLHSGEFGVYREQLLRTLLVSHLPARLAIGSGFLSTAQQPSSTQCDVVLYDRDATPSLDVAGGRVFFPTETCAAVGEVKSTLTFSALCEALHKLAETKRLRAAHCPPSLPVAPTDAVFSLWGQIGQESATRDQLDMHRLCLFQPQRIEQQNLMTFLVCEKIEWPSGEDPNSPGFHKALAKLYPCSPDSYLRHNLLLSLQDGLLSYYTSGPGDDGEPRKLPYPFPCREGVDCGWRWLPASDDALHILMFATECALAASRTWIYEFFSPAHLQDHLFPRFRYMPLS, encoded by the coding sequence ATGGAGACGAATGCTTCTCTCGCCATGCAGGCGCTGGCCTTGAACACCGCAAGGAAGTTTCGCGACGACTATCTGGCGATGAGTCGGCATATTTTTCGCGACCAGGAGAAGCGCAATGGTCTTCTCCATTCCGGGGAGTTTGGCGTCTACCGCGAACAACTGCTGCGCACGCTGCTGGTATCGCATCTGCCGGCGCGCCTGGCCATCGGCAGCGGCTTCCTGAGTACGGCGCAGCAACCCAGCAGTACGCAGTGCGATGTCGTCCTCTACGATCGCGATGCCACGCCCAGCCTCGATGTGGCGGGCGGACGGGTGTTCTTCCCGACGGAAACCTGCGCGGCAGTCGGCGAAGTGAAGTCGACATTGACCTTCTCCGCGCTTTGCGAAGCCTTGCATAAACTCGCCGAGACCAAACGCTTGCGGGCGGCGCATTGCCCGCCCAGCCTGCCGGTGGCGCCGACCGATGCGGTGTTCAGCTTGTGGGGCCAGATCGGGCAGGAGAGCGCGACGCGGGACCAGTTGGATATGCATCGGCTATGTCTGTTCCAACCGCAGCGGATCGAGCAACAGAATCTGATGACGTTTCTGGTCTGCGAGAAGATCGAGTGGCCCAGCGGCGAAGATCCGAACAGTCCCGGCTTTCACAAGGCGCTTGCCAAGCTCTATCCCTGCTCGCCCGATTCCTACCTGCGCCACAATCTGTTGCTGAGCCTGCAGGACGGCCTGCTTTCGTACTACACCTCCGGTCCCGGCGACGATGGTGAGCCGCGCAAGCTGCCCTATCCGTTCCCGTGCCGGGAGGGCGTGGACTGCGGATGGCGCTGGCTTCCGGCCAGCGACGACGCGCTGCACATCCTTATGTTCGCCACCGAATGTGCGCTGGCGGCATCGCGGACATGGATCTACGAATTCTTTTCTCCTGCGCACTTGCAGGACCACCTGTTTCCCAGGTTTCGGTACATGCCATTGAGCTAG
- a CDS encoding cytochrome c oxidase subunit 3 has translation MAQPSTDATANAYYVPSQSRWPFIGSIAMFVTMIGVASWLNDASWGKWTFFTGIAMLVATLFMWFGDVIRESIAGHYNRQVDVSFRMGMVWFIFSEVMFFGAFFGALFYTRSFILPWLGGEGDGVMTNALLWDGYSAAWPTNGPGGIGGQFQTIPAWGLPLINTLILLSSGVTLTIAHHALKAGHRTRLMVFQALTVVLGCTFLYFQAEEYTHAYKELNLTLGSGIYGSTFFMLTGFHGAHVLLGTIMLLVMLLRITRGHFSRDNHFAFEAAAWYWHFVDVVWLALFLFVYVL, from the coding sequence ATGGCCCAGCCCAGCACCGACGCCACCGCCAACGCCTATTACGTGCCCAGCCAGAGCCGCTGGCCGTTCATCGGCTCGATCGCGATGTTCGTGACCATGATCGGCGTGGCCAGTTGGCTCAACGACGCGTCCTGGGGCAAGTGGACCTTCTTCACCGGCATCGCGATGCTGGTGGCGACGCTGTTCATGTGGTTCGGCGATGTGATCCGCGAATCGATCGCCGGGCACTACAACCGCCAGGTCGACGTGTCGTTCCGCATGGGCATGGTGTGGTTTATCTTCTCCGAGGTGATGTTCTTCGGCGCCTTCTTCGGCGCGCTGTTCTACACCCGCAGCTTCATCCTGCCGTGGCTGGGCGGCGAGGGCGACGGGGTGATGACCAATGCGCTGCTGTGGGACGGCTACTCGGCGGCCTGGCCGACCAACGGCCCGGGCGGCATCGGCGGCCAGTTCCAGACCATCCCGGCGTGGGGCCTGCCGTTGATCAACACGCTGATCCTGCTCAGTTCCGGCGTGACCCTGACCATCGCCCACCACGCGCTCAAGGCCGGCCATCGCACCCGGCTGATGGTGTTCCAGGCGCTAACCGTGGTGCTCGGCTGCACCTTCCTGTACTTCCAGGCCGAGGAGTACACGCATGCCTACAAGGAGCTCAACCTGACCCTGGGGTCGGGCATCTACGGCTCCACCTTCTTCATGCTCACCGGCTTCCACGGTGCGCACGTGCTGCTGGGCACGATCATGCTGCTGGTGATGCTGCTGCGGATCACCCGCGGGCACTTCAGCCGCGACAACCACTTCGCCTTCGAAGCGGCGGCGTGGTACTGGCACTTCGTCGACGTGGTGTGGCTGGCGTTGTTCCTGTTCGTCTATGTGCTTTGA
- a CDS encoding bile acid:sodium symporter family protein — MKHLLARLRIEPFTLALLCTVLLASLLPVQGRAASVMDVVTDLAIAALFFLHGARLSREAIVAGALHWRLHLTILASTFILFPLLGLLFKPLSHWLLTPDLYIGVLFLCTLPSTVQSSIAFTSMAGGNVPAAVCSASLSSLLGVFLTPLLMGLLAGAQSAMANPLEAMGKIMLQLLVPFVAGHLLQRWIGGWVERRRAVLRYTDQSTILLVVYTAFSAAVVEGLWRKTPLPALLGVAVVGAVLLALAMTLITFGARRLGFSREDEIPIVFCGSKKSLATGVPMAKVLFASGSLGAIVLPVMIYHQIQLIVCAVIAQRYARAAKAEAKR, encoded by the coding sequence ATGAAACATCTTCTCGCGCGCCTGCGCATCGAACCGTTCACCCTGGCGCTGCTGTGCACGGTGCTGCTGGCCTCGCTGCTGCCGGTGCAGGGGCGCGCGGCATCGGTGATGGACGTGGTCACCGATCTGGCGATCGCCGCGCTGTTCTTCCTGCACGGCGCGCGGCTGTCGCGCGAGGCCATCGTCGCCGGTGCACTGCACTGGCGCCTGCACCTGACCATCCTCGCCTCCACCTTCATCCTGTTCCCGCTGCTGGGCCTGCTGTTCAAGCCGCTGTCGCACTGGCTGCTGACCCCGGACCTGTACATCGGCGTGCTGTTCCTGTGCACGCTGCCATCCACCGTGCAGTCGTCGATCGCCTTCACCTCGATGGCCGGCGGCAACGTGCCGGCGGCGGTGTGCAGCGCCTCGCTGTCGAGCCTGCTCGGCGTGTTTCTGACCCCACTGCTGATGGGCCTGCTGGCCGGCGCGCAGAGCGCCATGGCCAATCCGCTGGAGGCGATGGGCAAGATCATGCTGCAACTGCTGGTGCCGTTCGTCGCCGGCCACCTGCTGCAGCGCTGGATCGGCGGTTGGGTCGAGCGTCGCCGTGCGGTGCTGCGCTACACCGACCAGAGCACCATCCTGCTGGTGGTGTACACCGCATTCAGTGCGGCGGTGGTCGAAGGGCTGTGGCGCAAGACGCCGCTGCCGGCGCTGCTCGGCGTCGCCGTGGTCGGCGCGGTGCTGCTGGCGCTGGCGATGACGCTGATCACCTTCGGCGCGCGGCGCCTGGGCTTTTCCCGCGAGGACGAGATCCCGATCGTGTTCTGCGGCTCCAAGAAGAGCCTTGCCACCGGCGTGCCGATGGCCAAGGTGCTGTTCGCCAGCGGCAGCCTCGGCGCCATCGTGTTGCCGGTGATGATCTACCACCAGATCCAGCTGATCGTCTGCGCCGTGATCGCCCAACGCTACGCGCGCGCTGCGAAGGCGGAAGCGAAGCGCTAG
- a CDS encoding COX15/CtaA family protein, with amino-acid sequence MTLFARPALFRHFHRMAWLAALFTASTIMFGSFVRLSDAGMSCPDWPTCYGRITWPQTSAEADTHAASKIRPLETHKAWREQIHRFLAGALGVEVLVLSLLAARRRRLGIAQIVTAAVLVALSIPLYMSGWPGLAMLVAVGGEAILLLAALRWSNDDLARAAVLTLSVVIFQALLGMWTVTLLLKPIVVMGHLLGGLLMFSLLVWMAWRATHLPITLADAPRLKWLLRLGVAVLVLQIALGGWVSANYAALACGGGSWSADNFPRCVSQWWPPHDFREGFTLWRGIGVDYEGGVLDGAARIAIQMAHRMMALVVAAYLLWLSWRLSRTPGMRGWAAALALLLVAQVCLGILNVKLALPLPVAVLHNAGAVALLFVLVSLLARLRAPQ; translated from the coding sequence ATGACCTTGTTCGCGCGCCCGGCGCTGTTCCGGCATTTCCACCGCATGGCCTGGCTGGCGGCGCTGTTCACCGCCAGCACCATCATGTTCGGTTCGTTCGTGCGCCTGTCCGATGCGGGCATGAGCTGCCCGGACTGGCCGACCTGCTACGGGCGCATCACCTGGCCGCAGACCAGCGCCGAAGCCGACACCCATGCCGCCAGCAAGATCCGGCCGCTGGAGACGCACAAGGCCTGGCGCGAGCAGATCCACCGCTTCCTGGCCGGCGCGCTGGGCGTGGAGGTGCTGGTGCTGTCGCTGCTGGCGGCGCGCCGGCGCCGGCTCGGCATCGCCCAGATCGTGACGGCGGCGGTGCTGGTGGCGCTGTCGATCCCGCTGTACATGTCCGGCTGGCCGGGGCTGGCGATGCTGGTGGCGGTCGGCGGCGAGGCGATCCTGCTGCTGGCGGCGCTGCGCTGGTCCAACGACGACCTGGCCCGGGCGGCGGTGCTGACCCTGTCGGTGGTGATCTTCCAGGCCTTGCTGGGCATGTGGACGGTGACCCTGCTGCTCAAGCCGATCGTGGTGATGGGGCACCTGCTGGGCGGCCTGCTGATGTTCTCGCTGCTGGTGTGGATGGCCTGGCGCGCCACCCACCTGCCGATCACCCTGGCCGATGCGCCGCGCCTGAAGTGGCTGCTGCGCCTGGGCGTGGCGGTGCTGGTGCTGCAGATCGCGCTGGGCGGCTGGGTCAGCGCCAACTACGCGGCGCTGGCCTGCGGCGGCGGCAGCTGGTCGGCCGACAACTTCCCGCGCTGCGTCAGCCAGTGGTGGCCGCCGCACGATTTCCGCGAGGGCTTCACCCTGTGGCGCGGCATCGGCGTGGACTACGAAGGCGGCGTGCTCGACGGCGCGGCGCGCATCGCCATCCAGATGGCGCACCGGATGATGGCGCTGGTGGTGGCGGCCTACCTGTTGTGGCTGAGCTGGCGCCTGAGCCGCACGCCGGGCATGCGCGGCTGGGCGGCCGCGCTGGCGCTGCTGCTGGTCGCGCAGGTGTGCCTGGGCATCCTCAACGTCAAGCTGGCGCTGCCCTTGCCGGTGGCGGTGCTGCACAACGCCGGCGCGGTGGCGCTGCTGTTCGTGCTGGTGTCGCTGCTGGCGCGCTTGCGGGCGCCGCAATGA
- the cyoE gene encoding heme o synthase, protein MSARGVHWRDYWDLTKPKVVALIVFTALVGMCLAIPGLPTWAQVRTGLLGFFGIWLAASAAAAINQLLDARIDAQMARTSWRPLVVGKVLPWQVLLFAALLTALSMTVLVVWVNWITAVLTFASLIGYAVIYTVFLKRTTPQNIVIGGLAGAAPPLLGWAAITGMQGQWDWAYASLLVLIIFVWTPPHFWALAIFRRADYAKASIPMLPVTHGVAHTRRQILVYTVLLVVVTLLPVAVGMSGVFYLGGTLVLDAVFLWYAWRMLDPPDEMFSMRMFGYSIVYLMALFAFLLVDHWIA, encoded by the coding sequence ATGAGCGCGCGCGGCGTCCATTGGCGCGACTACTGGGACCTGACCAAGCCCAAGGTGGTGGCGCTGATCGTGTTCACCGCCCTGGTCGGGATGTGCCTGGCGATCCCGGGGTTGCCGACCTGGGCGCAGGTGCGCACCGGTCTGCTCGGCTTCTTCGGCATCTGGCTGGCGGCCTCGGCGGCGGCGGCGATCAACCAACTGCTGGACGCGCGCATCGACGCGCAGATGGCGCGCACCTCCTGGCGCCCGCTGGTGGTGGGCAAGGTGCTGCCGTGGCAGGTGCTGCTGTTCGCGGCCTTGCTGACCGCGCTGTCGATGACCGTGCTGGTGGTGTGGGTCAACTGGATCACCGCGGTGCTGACCTTCGCCTCGCTGATCGGCTATGCGGTGATCTATACGGTGTTCCTCAAGCGCACCACGCCGCAGAACATCGTCATCGGCGGCCTGGCCGGGGCGGCGCCGCCGCTGCTGGGCTGGGCCGCGATCACCGGCATGCAGGGCCAGTGGGACTGGGCCTACGCCTCGTTGCTGGTGCTGATCATCTTCGTGTGGACGCCGCCGCACTTCTGGGCGCTGGCGATCTTCCGCCGCGCCGACTACGCCAAGGCCTCGATCCCGATGCTGCCGGTCACCCACGGCGTGGCGCACACCCGCCGGCAGATCCTGGTGTACACGGTGCTGCTGGTGGTGGTGACGCTGCTGCCGGTGGCGGTGGGCATGAGCGGAGTGTTCTACCTCGGCGGCACCCTGGTGCTGGACGCGGTGTTCCTCTGGTACGCCTGGCGCATGCTCGACCCGCCGGACGAGATGTTCTCGATGCGCATGTTCGGCTATTCCATCGTGTACCTGATGGCGCTGTTCGCCTTCCTGCTGGTCGACCACTGGATCGCCTGA
- a CDS encoding SURF1 family protein, with amino-acid sequence MTLAAAPRVGVRRRMPLWLGWSVALAVALGFCALGRWQLQRMHEKQALLAQAAHVRDRPQALADALRAAPPGQLRWVHGAGRFLPGQILLDNQLRQGRSGVKVYQPFLPDGAAAPLLVELGWLPLPADRALPAPTALQGRYKLVGLLAPAPSHGLVLGPALVAAPSPQRWLAMRIEPAAIGEALGRRDILSQVLRLDPALPLGYPRDLDLLPNTLPPERHLGYAVQWFGLALAVLVTAGLLSWRARRGRGGR; translated from the coding sequence ATGACCCTCGCCGCTGCCCCGCGCGTGGGCGTGCGCCGGCGCATGCCGTTGTGGCTGGGGTGGAGCGTGGCGTTGGCAGTGGCGCTGGGCTTCTGCGCGCTGGGCCGCTGGCAGTTGCAGCGCATGCACGAGAAGCAGGCGCTGCTGGCGCAGGCGGCGCATGTGCGCGATCGCCCGCAGGCGCTGGCCGATGCGCTGCGCGCGGCGCCGCCGGGGCAACTGCGCTGGGTGCATGGCGCCGGCCGCTTCCTGCCCGGGCAGATCCTGCTCGACAACCAGCTGCGGCAGGGCCGCAGCGGGGTGAAGGTGTACCAGCCGTTCCTGCCTGACGGCGCCGCGGCGCCGTTGCTGGTGGAACTGGGCTGGCTGCCGCTGCCGGCCGACCGCGCGCTGCCGGCGCCGACCGCGCTGCAGGGCCGCTATAAGCTGGTCGGCCTGCTTGCGCCGGCACCGTCGCACGGCCTGGTGCTGGGGCCGGCCCTGGTCGCGGCGCCGTCGCCGCAGCGCTGGCTGGCGATGCGCATCGAGCCGGCGGCGATCGGCGAGGCGCTGGGCCGCCGCGACATTTTGTCGCAGGTGCTGCGCCTGGATCCGGCCCTGCCGTTGGGCTATCCGCGCGACCTGGATCTGCTGCCGAACACGCTGCCGCCCGAGCGCCACTTGGGTTACGCGGTGCAATGGTTCGGCTTGGCGCTGGCGGTGCTGGTCACCGCGGGGCTGCTCAGTTGGCGCGCGCGCAGGGGACGGGGCGGGCGCTGA